AAGTGGGATTATGTTTGTACGATCTGGGAAGGGAATAATAGGAATACACCATCTTTGGAGGCGGCTGTTGCAAACTGGTATCTAAATGGCAGGTGTGCTCATTTTGAGGGGGACTGCCATTCACAGAAGGTGCACTAATAGGAGACATGTTCATGTAGTCGCTACCAGCTCTGCTATCGGCACTGCCAACCCAAGCACCTTCAGAGAGGCTTCCACGCTGGTCAGGGGAGCAACTGCTGTTGGGCGACATTATCATATAGCCGTCAGACACCGGCAGGGGACGAATCTGCTGCGGGGGAGACACGCTATTGTTGGGGGTCATGGCCATGTAGTCATCAGCAGGTTTGAAATCTGATTCTGGAACACACACAGTCATTGTCTGACATGAGGAAACAGGAGGCTGGGTGACTCCTGGTAGCATGGACATGTACCCATTGTCCACACCTGCAACTGCTCCTGGACCACCATCAGTTTTTAACTCTCCTGCTACATCCAAGTACCCTCCTCCCCCTACACAAGAGCCTAAGGTTGATTCCCTTTGAATAGATGAGCAGGTAGATGCAAAGGACTCCCGACTGGTGCTCCTTGACATAATGGCATAATCAGCTGAATCTTCATCTGTAGGTTCCTCAGCTCTGCGCTGGTGTGGGGCCAGTCTTTCCAGGGCCATAGGAGGCAAAGATGCACGCTTACTCAGAAGCCTGCGTTCAGCCTCACATTCACGGCTAGAAGATCGACGCAGTACTCTCCTAGTCTGGGGCAGTGAGCCATTAGTTGGTGTTCCTGGCACAGGCTGGGAGCTGGACATCATGTTGACTTGATTACTGTTGCTGATACTACTGCTGGTCCCACCTCGTTGACCCATTAGGATGTAATTTGCTCCATCCTCACCAAGGCACTGGCTGCCAGTGCTGCTGATAGAGCTTCCTGGCAGGCTTGGAGAGGGTAGAACCGTGTGATCTCCAGGACTGGAACCATACTCATCTGAGGAGCCGTAATCACTGGGTGAGCACGAGACTGAGGTATGATGAGAGGCTACACGAGTATAAGCACCAGACCCTGGAACAGGACCAGCAGATGTGATACCTCCAAACTCAGATCCATGCCCAGAGCTGGACGAGAGACTTGGGGCTGGTGATGGGGATGGGGTTGGAGTTGAAATGGAACGCATCAACCCAAAAGGAATTTTAGCAGCTGTGGTTGGGACTGAGCGGGCTGACTTTGACCTGAGGATTGGGGTGGTAGAGCAGGAGCCATTGGTAGAAGGACTTGTGTTTACACCGTGTAGCGGAGTGGATCCTGCTATCCCATCTTCACTTTTCCCTCCATCACTGGCGGTGCGGGACCTCGGGAAGCTGTGCCGAGGTGTGGGAGAGGCACTGGAACTGCCTAATGGAGCTCCCACGTTAGCACCTAAGGTAGGCTCAGTTCGGGGACGGCGGAGGAAGCCCACCTGGCTTGGAGGGGGATTGGGATGGTGGCGGCGAGAAGGAACACTGATAGGATTGGAAGCTGTGGCACCTCCTCCAGGACCAGAGTTTGACTGAGACTTTGTGCGCTGGCGAAACTCCTCACTCAGGGCTTTCATGGCCTCCAGCAAGGTTTCATGCATGTTCTGGGCCACCACAGAATCATCGACCTAGAACACAACACATAAAAGTCAACGGATTAAAACCTAAAACAGTGCATAGTGCTTGAGTTTGAATGCAGTTTCTAGTGTTGTTCACTGGTTCTCTAACAACTGGAGAATGTTaaaacccaacacacacactagTTGCACGCTCACCTGCATCCAAAACTCGCCGGGGCCCGTCACAGCAGAGCGTCCCACCTCgacaaagaaaaagttttctgaATGTCCGCAACGCCTGACGTTCATCAGCTGGAGCACCACAGCGGCTGCGTCGGAGTTCAGCTTCACAAAGTTTACCGTCTTTTCAGTAAGGCAAAGGCGATAGATGCCCACCAGGTTCTTGAGCTGACCCAGGCCTTTAGGCCACACCTTCACTTGCCAAACTTCTTTGAATGCAGGTCCTGGATTTGGCGCTCCGTAGTCCCCTGAACTCGCACTGTCATTAGGATTTTTACcttcaaagacagaaaagacaTTTGAAGGTTAcgggagagaaaaataaaacgcaccaaagaagaaaatcaaGGAGTGAGTTTGACTTTTATGCACATACTGTATTATAATTTACCAGATGTAGCCGCCACTATTTATCTGTTGGTAGAAGGCAAGCGGCTTTTATTATGAGTGCCATGCTTACGCTGGGGCTTTGAAATAGATTTTGAATCAGATATTGAGCACAAAGTCAGCATGTATCAGCTTGTGAGACCGCCTCAGAGTACCTGCAGGCCTCGTATCTGAGGTCCCATTTGTCAAGCACACTGGCATCTCAAGAGCCTCACACCCACAACCGGTATGGAAAAGCCaaacagtcaacaattgaagcGCTGCACTAAAATGATGACTGTGAGAGAAAAGCCGCAATTATGGAAAAATCTTCGGCAAGCCATCATGGAAAATGCTTCTTAAGTAAACCTCCTTTGGAACTAAAGCAAACTGATGATGCgctaaaataaaagcttctctATGAAACTGTTCGCAGCTGAAGGAACAGCTTTCCACAGAGATGTAGCAATACAGAAAGTCTACTCTATGTCTTCAACTTgctttgttcaaaatgtttatttaacaaaagctGAGGACTTAGTTagctacttttttattatttgcgtGCATATTTTGGGTTTAAAGTCACTGTATTGTTCAGATTATTGACACTCAGCATGTGATGTTTATCCTCAAAAAGTACCTTCACTCTGTCATGCCATGGGATTCGTGAAGAACAGGGTTTATGTTTAGGCTCAATTACTTCCAcccacaaaagacaaaacatctGTCTCCCGAAAAGCattttagcattaaaaaaaaaaaaaaatcatgtgactcatgtttTGGGTGGACTAGGTAACTCCCTAACTAAATATCTTTAAACATGACCACTATCCTTCAGTGTCCCACATTTCCAGGTTCATTATGTTCCCAGACTGAACATGTGTCTGAACATGATATCCTTCTACCAAGCAGGATAAATAGACGTCAAAACCACAGCAGAAAAACTTCTAGAAAAAGTTTGAGCACCTGTCTCATTAGTCTACCACATCTGGTGTTGacagaaaaagtgttttcttgaCAGCTGAACGAGTAAAGATTCAAATACAATTATGGTGTAAAGAAAGTTATCTGCCTCTGCAGTTAATTTGTTGTGGATTCATTTTGGGTCCGCTGTACTGTACATCAATTCATTGTGGTTTGAAGAAGAGTCAACAGTGGTCATGAAtgactttaatcattttttaacatattagtGTTGGTTCAACAAGTTAAACTAGGCCAATTATAACTGATGTTTCCATGTTGgtgctgtttgtgtgttttgttctgtCATATGACGGTCAGAGTGACGTGACACAAAATGGTGGGAGTGTCTAACTGAACAAGAGAAGCAAAGTAAGTGATGTGGTCACTTTTACACATCCATAA
The window above is part of the Xiphophorus couchianus chromosome 14, X_couchianus-1.0, whole genome shotgun sequence genome. Proteins encoded here:
- the LOC114157029 gene encoding insulin receptor substrate 1-B — translated: MEGQAGELHGNEDVRKSGYLRKQKSMHRRYFVLRAASERGPARLEYYESEKKFRGKAPVPKKAVALETCFNINKRADSKNKHMIVLYTRAESFVVAAENEEDQDEWFQAMVELQCKSKNPNDSASSGDYGAPNPGPAFKEVWQVKVWPKGLGQLKNLVGIYRLCLTEKTVNFVKLNSDAAAVVLQLMNVRRCGHSENFFFVEVGRSAVTGPGEFWMQVDDSVVAQNMHETLLEAMKALSEEFRQRTKSQSNSGPGGGATASNPISVPSRRHHPNPPPSQVGFLRRPRTEPTLGANVGAPLGSSSASPTPRHSFPRSRTASDGGKSEDGIAGSTPLHGVNTSPSTNGSCSTTPILRSKSARSVPTTAAKIPFGLMRSISTPTPSPSPAPSLSSSSGHGSEFGGITSAGPVPGSGAYTRVASHHTSVSCSPSDYGSSDEYGSSPGDHTVLPSPSLPGSSISSTGSQCLGEDGANYILMGQRGGTSSSISNSNQVNMMSSSQPVPGTPTNGSLPQTRRVLRRSSSRECEAERRLLSKRASLPPMALERLAPHQRRAEEPTDEDSADYAIMSRSTSRESFASTCSSIQRESTLGSCVGGGGYLDVAGELKTDGGPGAVAGVDNGYMSMLPGVTQPPVSSCQTMTVCVPESDFKPADDYMAMTPNNSVSPPQQIRPLPVSDGYMIMSPNSSCSPDQRGSLSEGAWVGSADSRAGSDYMNMSPISAPSVNGSPPQNEHTCHLDTSLQQPPPKMVYSYYSLPRSYKHNPTSGLFDDGPGRGRRPNGNCSRGGGGSRNSGGHLEQPIGSSGIGRHQSLSSSSYSSSSASSESLGENDDRTNQALGNVTTGSQPKEVSKITQRRGSGGLTKQGSHFRSRPVSLFVDVSKANTLPRVRENPLPPEPKSPGEYVSIEFKGEQCSQTGVGVGRGRGLRHGSLLNHGSSHQHSQNRPAPSLETFIPLFHSPSAPVSPPTPSEYVNMDPGSSPSPSPHSNTQLVFPPFHTPPTPPVLAHAPKTCTEGTDSLCQGTVEVAEPPLRKSRDSVPSVIETESPTSCGDYTEMAFSLSNNTAPRSSPSVSPKVPSPTRTDPSVSVLSRGLDFPLSKSGLNPDQGAKVIRADPQGRRRHCSETFVATPSLSTSASTSSSTASLFPEHSQAVSRRLGFESMLWGNGAVTDPPTQFPLPAQQSLPTNNQTLSTEQGLNYIDLDLVNKESPHAGLEGATGGQPQSRLFSVLGSGSMVGGMGASAGGSSSSSLNTYASIDFYKSEELRTHQNGNKEGTEC